DNA from Candidatus Parvarchaeota archaeon:
GCAGGGAGGATAACAGTTTGCGTAAAATCCGGGCGCGAGGGAAACAGGGCAAATTGCGAGCTAATTGAAAGGCTTTGCAGGCTGCTTGGCTGCGATGTCAAGGTAGCTTCCGGGGCAAAGTCGGCAAGCAAGGTGCTTGAGATAGGCTGCACTGAAGAGGAATTTTCAAAAAAAACAGGAATTATGATTGAAAACGGTGACTTATATGGGCAAAACATACATTGACACGGTAAAATACCTAGTATATGCAAGCGTGGACATTGAGGGCTTGGTTGAAAAGCCAGATGTTGTCGGGGCTATTTTCGGCCAGACTGAAGGGTTGCTTGGCGATGAGCTGGACCTGCGCGACTTGCAGAAAAACGGCAGGATTGGCAGGATTGAGGTCGACCTGACGCCAAGGGGCGGCAGGTCTGTCGGCAAAATAAAATTGCCGTCTTCGCTTGACATGGTTGAGACCTGCATTCTTGCATCAGCGCTTGAAACTGTTGACAGGATTGGGCCCTGCGAGGCAAAAATAGCCGTTGAGAAGGTCGAGGACACAAGAAATGCAAAGCGCAAGGTGCTTGTGGAGAGGGCAAAGACGCTTC
Protein-coding regions in this window:
- a CDS encoding DUF167 domain-containing protein, with product AGRITVCVKSGREGNRANCELIERLCRLLGCDVKVASGAKSASKVLEIGCTEEEFSKKTGIMIENGDLYGQNIH